The Sphaerospermopsis torques-reginae ITEP-024 genome has a window encoding:
- a CDS encoding TonB-dependent receptor, producing the protein MRSHFQISDLSNLQYINDSSNVIGGSVTANTDTVTSAGYGYAIASATGFAKGNITYTETDTDIKVYQDNKVSSTIAKAEATAFAQTGNHIARSKSSDTSIWFSVH; encoded by the coding sequence ATGAGAAGTCATTTCCAAATTTCCGATTTAAGTAATTTACAGTACATTAACGACAGCAGCAATGTCATTGGTGGCAGTGTAACCGCTAACACAGATACTGTAACATCTGCTGGTTATGGATATGCAATAGCCAGTGCAACGGGATTTGCCAAAGGTAATATTACATATACTGAAACTGACACTGACATAAAAGTTTATCAAGATAATAAAGTTAGTTCAACTATAGCCAAAGCCGAAGCTACTGCATTTGCACAAACTGGAAACCACATTGCTCGTTCTAAAAGTTCTGATACTTCTATTTGGTTTTCTGTTCACTAA
- a CDS encoding HlyD family efflux transporter periplasmic adaptor subunit, with product MPSTFSPSSLAKDERNNYQSEPYEKEFLQLKEQTNVQNNNTDFARDLNYGTAELLDALPKLWTRGVLYVVICFTVVGLPWATFSKVDETGTAKGRIEPQGATQKIDTQAGGSVKLVTVKAGDTVKSGQVILELESTLLEPELQQAQSKLQGLQNRQSQLKLLQNQLLSSISLLEQQNKYQAGEKMAQVRQARQNLEAKLSNYDLQKLEKQALVSQVRQQIASSRNDHKSAKSRLDIDSNMVARFSKLVEDGAVSITQIDQLKKEEQESKRIYQKTGSDIKQAELRLLEELNRYQATVNILKSEIKQAELRLQEELSSYKSAVQAGKLAVMKNQEQLKDIQTQITAVTSEIEQTRSQIKSIQLQIQQRIVRSPIDGVIFELPITKPGEVVQPGQRIAQIAPQNAKLILKAQMPSKDSGFLKLAMPVKIKFDAYPFQEYGIVPGKVTWISPDSKVSQTPQGNIDTYDLEISLDQQYIQNGNFPLGKGGNICNFTKKMY from the coding sequence ATGCCATCAACATTTTCTCCCTCATCACTTGCCAAAGATGAACGTAATAATTATCAAAGTGAACCCTATGAAAAAGAATTTCTCCAACTCAAAGAACAAACAAATGTACAAAATAACAATACAGATTTTGCCAGAGACTTAAACTATGGAACGGCAGAACTACTAGATGCTTTACCCAAACTTTGGACGCGGGGGGTGTTGTATGTAGTGATATGTTTTACTGTTGTTGGTTTACCTTGGGCAACTTTTTCCAAAGTAGATGAAACTGGAACGGCCAAAGGGCGTATAGAACCTCAAGGAGCAACCCAAAAAATAGACACTCAAGCTGGTGGAAGTGTCAAACTTGTTACGGTTAAAGCAGGAGATACAGTTAAATCTGGTCAAGTTATCCTGGAATTAGAATCTACTTTATTAGAACCGGAACTACAACAAGCCCAGAGCAAATTACAAGGGCTACAAAATCGCCAATCTCAACTCAAACTTCTGCAAAATCAATTGTTATCATCAATTAGTCTTTTAGAACAACAAAACAAATATCAAGCAGGAGAAAAAATGGCTCAAGTGCGTCAAGCTAGACAAAATCTTGAAGCTAAATTGAGTAACTATGATCTCCAAAAACTGGAAAAACAAGCATTAGTTAGTCAAGTAAGACAGCAGATTGCTAGTAGCAGAAATGATCATAAATCAGCTAAATCTCGGTTGGATATAGATTCCAATATGGTGGCAAGATTTAGTAAACTGGTTGAAGATGGTGCAGTTTCTATCACCCAAATTGATCAACTCAAAAAAGAAGAACAAGAAAGTAAACGCATCTATCAAAAAACAGGTTCAGATATCAAACAAGCAGAACTGAGACTGCTAGAAGAACTCAATCGTTACCAAGCAACTGTTAATATATTGAAGTCGGAGATAAAACAAGCAGAACTACGACTGCAAGAAGAACTAAGTAGTTATAAAAGTGCAGTTCAAGCAGGTAAACTGGCTGTGATGAAAAATCAGGAACAGCTAAAAGACATCCAAACACAAATAACAGCAGTAACATCAGAAATTGAACAGACTAGAAGCCAAATTAAATCTATACAACTTCAGATCCAACAACGAATAGTGCGATCGCCTATTGATGGAGTAATTTTTGAATTACCCATCACCAAACCAGGGGAAGTAGTTCAACCTGGTCAACGAATTGCCCAAATAGCACCGCAAAATGCTAAATTGATTCTGAAAGCTCAAATGCCTAGTAAAGATAGTGGCTTTTTGAAATTAGCAATGCCTGTCAAAATCAAATTTGATGCCTATCCTTTTCAGGAATATGGCATTGTTCCAGGAAAAGTTACTTGGATCTCTCCTGACTCTAAAGTTAGCCAAACACCTCAAGGTAATATCGACACTTATGATTTAGAAATTTCTTTAGACCAGCAGTATATCCAAAATGGCAATTTCCCTCTTGGTAAGGGGGGAAATATATGCAATTTCACCAAGAAAATGTATTAA
- a CDS encoding peptidase domain-containing ABC transporter, which produces MLLEHDLKPQITNTLGANLSEKSLQRCLLGLEILQPVAATQLWRATEAKAGIYIILSGKVRLLDKSDNLITTISVGESYGELTLFPEENFQSYIARASTDLNLCYLNGDLLRDLMQEYPSIGDRFKARAEIWDLLLLCRQNSRFPRHTSQVPGMLKALSLCQRYSLNSSEKILNIKDYKLCILHWGQLLNSEGKTLTPGQIYTEQNLDNWQVIQPTIIYILQNLDWQTALEYCQELGEFVGVIGVETRQKLLANQRGQNFPSQKSLPPKGKYPVTKIIPFPQREVQATEKPKKVRPYFPSPQLKIGHWWGNIIKRYPFSAQQSAADCGSACLVMIGMYWGKHFSINRLREMTNVNRSGASLKAIATVAESLGFVSRPVKATLDKLAEQPLPAIAHWEGKHFIVVYEITKTRVIVCDPAIGQRSLTKTEFQENWSGYALLLEPTTLLHQTKDETTNFWKFYELIKPHYRTLLEIFIASILIQLFGLVTPIFTQLLLDRVLVQRSVATLNAVGLGMIFFGLFGIAINAVRQYLLDHTANRISISLLVGFIKHTFRLPLSYFESRYVGDIVSRIQENQKIQQFLTGQTLSIILDMLTLVVYLALMFSYSASMALFVLCTVPPFFILALASTGILRRISREIFNAGTKENSYLIEALTGIRTVRSLAIEQTVRWRWEELLNDVVKKGFNAQIIGNRLQIISGIIQTFVNTGLLWYGASQVINGQLTIGQLVAFNMLVGNVLSPFQRLSLLWNQLQEIVISTERINDVLEAEPEEDLQNKPRKSLGNLRGYIRFENVTFRYHPESETNILENLNFEIQPEQMVALVGRSGSGKTTLSKLILGLYPPQEGKIFIDGCDITNVALRSLRSQIGVVDQDTFLFGGTIRENIAIAHPDASLEDIIQAAKLAGADEFIQKLPMGYESQIGEGGGMLSGGQRQRLAIARALMGNPRLLLFDEATSHLDSESERIIQNNLKTILKGRTSIIIAHRLSTVRNADLILVLNHGVLVESGTHDELIAQQGHYYYLNQQQLAQSV; this is translated from the coding sequence GTGTTATTAGAGCATGATTTAAAGCCACAAATCACCAATACTTTGGGTGCAAACCTTTCAGAAAAATCTCTTCAGCGATGCCTGTTAGGACTGGAAATCTTGCAACCAGTAGCAGCAACGCAGTTATGGAGAGCGACAGAGGCGAAAGCTGGTATCTACATTATTCTTAGTGGTAAGGTTAGATTGCTGGATAAATCTGATAACTTAATTACTACCATTTCGGTAGGTGAATCTTATGGTGAACTGACTCTATTTCCTGAAGAAAACTTTCAATCTTACATCGCTAGAGCATCGACAGATTTAAATTTGTGCTATCTTAACGGCGATTTATTACGTGATTTGATGCAGGAATATCCTAGTATTGGCGATCGCTTCAAAGCCCGTGCAGAAATATGGGATTTGCTGCTATTATGTCGCCAAAATTCACGATTTCCGCGCCATACATCACAAGTTCCAGGGATGCTCAAAGCTTTATCTCTCTGTCAACGCTACAGCCTCAACTCCTCAGAAAAAATCCTGAACATCAAAGATTACAAACTGTGTATTTTACACTGGGGTCAACTATTAAATTCTGAGGGTAAAACGTTAACACCTGGACAAATCTATACTGAACAAAATCTGGATAATTGGCAGGTAATACAACCAACTATTATTTACATTCTCCAGAATTTAGATTGGCAAACAGCACTAGAATACTGTCAAGAATTAGGTGAATTTGTAGGGGTAATTGGTGTAGAAACACGCCAAAAGTTATTAGCTAATCAGCGGGGGCAAAATTTTCCTAGTCAAAAATCTCTTCCCCCCAAGGGAAAATACCCAGTTACTAAAATTATTCCCTTTCCCCAGCGAGAAGTTCAAGCAACAGAAAAGCCGAAAAAAGTACGTCCTTATTTTCCTAGTCCGCAACTAAAAATCGGTCATTGGTGGGGAAATATAATCAAACGCTATCCTTTCTCAGCCCAACAAAGTGCTGCTGATTGCGGTTCTGCTTGTTTAGTGATGATTGGGATGTATTGGGGTAAGCATTTTAGTATTAATCGCTTGCGGGAAATGACCAATGTTAACCGCAGTGGTGCATCTTTAAAAGCTATAGCCACAGTGGCGGAAAGTTTGGGTTTTGTTAGCCGTCCAGTAAAAGCTACTTTGGATAAATTAGCAGAACAACCCCTACCAGCGATCGCTCACTGGGAAGGTAAACATTTTATTGTTGTTTATGAAATCACCAAAACACGAGTAATTGTTTGTGATCCTGCTATCGGCCAACGCAGTCTTACCAAGACTGAATTTCAAGAAAATTGGAGTGGTTACGCCTTATTACTAGAACCCACAACTCTACTTCACCAAACCAAAGATGAAACTACAAATTTCTGGAAGTTTTATGAGTTAATTAAACCTCACTATCGGACACTGCTAGAAATTTTTATCGCTTCCATACTCATTCAATTATTTGGACTGGTCACACCAATATTTACCCAGTTATTACTAGATAGAGTATTGGTACAACGCAGCGTTGCTACCTTAAACGCCGTTGGTTTAGGGATGATATTTTTTGGATTATTTGGCATTGCCATAAATGCTGTGCGTCAATATCTCCTTGATCATACTGCCAACCGGATTAGTATTTCTTTGTTGGTAGGTTTTATTAAACATACTTTTCGCTTACCTTTATCTTATTTTGAATCTCGTTATGTGGGAGATATAGTTTCTCGTATCCAAGAAAATCAGAAAATTCAACAGTTTCTTACTGGTCAGACACTTTCGATTATCCTGGATATGTTAACATTGGTGGTCTATCTGGCTTTGATGTTTTCTTATAGTGCCAGTATGGCATTATTTGTATTGTGTACTGTACCGCCATTTTTTATTTTGGCACTGGCGAGTACAGGGATTTTACGCCGCATTTCCAGAGAGATTTTTAATGCTGGGACTAAAGAAAATAGTTATCTGATAGAAGCATTAACTGGAATTAGAACTGTGCGCTCATTGGCAATTGAACAAACCGTGCGCTGGCGTTGGGAGGAATTGCTGAATGATGTGGTCAAAAAAGGTTTTAATGCTCAAATCATTGGCAATCGTTTGCAAATTATTAGTGGTATAATTCAAACCTTTGTTAATACTGGATTGCTTTGGTATGGCGCATCTCAAGTAATTAATGGTCAACTTACTATTGGTCAATTAGTTGCTTTTAATATGTTAGTGGGCAATGTTTTGAGTCCTTTCCAGCGATTATCTTTACTGTGGAATCAATTGCAGGAAATTGTGATTTCCACAGAACGAATTAATGATGTATTAGAAGCAGAACCAGAAGAAGATTTGCAAAATAAACCTCGTAAGTCTTTAGGTAACTTGCGCGGTTATATTCGCTTTGAGAATGTCACCTTTAGATATCATCCAGAAAGTGAGACTAATATTCTGGAAAATCTCAACTTTGAGATTCAACCAGAACAAATGGTAGCCTTGGTAGGACGTAGTGGTTCAGGAAAGACTACACTGAGTAAATTAATTTTGGGTTTATATCCACCGCAAGAGGGTAAAATTTTCATTGATGGTTGTGATATTACTAATGTTGCCTTGCGATCGCTCCGTTCTCAAATTGGTGTTGTCGATCAAGATACCTTTCTTTTTGGTGGCACAATTCGGGAAAATATCGCCATTGCTCATCCAGATGCCTCTTTAGAAGATATTATCCAAGCGGCAAAATTGGCTGGTGCTGATGAGTTTATTCAAAAATTACCAATGGGTTACGAATCCCAAATTGGTGAAGGTGGTGGTATGCTCTCTGGAGGACAAAGGCAACGATTAGCGATCGCCCGTGCTTTAATGGGAAATCCTCGCTTATTACTATTTGATGAAGCCACTAGTCATTTAGACTCAGAATCAGAACGAATTATTCAAAACAACCTCAAAACTATCCTCAAAGGCCGCACCAGTATCATCATTGCCCATCGTCTATCAACAGTCCGTAATGCTGATTTGATTTTAGTTTTAAATCATGGTGTTTTAGTAGAAAGCGGTACACACGACGAATTAATTGCTCAACAAGGTCATTACTACTATCTGAATCAACAACAACTGGCTCAATCTGTTTAA
- a CDS encoding M23 family metallopeptidase: MKKNTISRLCAYTLIGLISLTSVISTSTSALPPAVKTAAVQQPLPSSNLIWPTQGIISQGFRKHQHEGIDIAGAMGTPIFAAASGKVMKAGWDDWGLGNFIEIQHPDGSMTVYGHNNRLLVSKGQTVTQGQIIAEMGSTGNSTAPHLHFEFYQNSRLAIDPLKLLSSSTTAKLPLDQPVSPSQPIPVNVSPVKVNNNECAGITVITGETANARIQVCEENGQLFYIGQLKQDANQTVKIAAWNVGENKYRADNGSFSYLVSPEKVEVWRNGSQIRSDSFDTFQHLGN, from the coding sequence ATGAAAAAAAATACTATTTCTCGGTTATGTGCTTATACCTTGATAGGGTTAATATCTTTAACATCTGTGATTAGTACATCTACCTCTGCATTACCTCCAGCAGTCAAAACTGCCGCAGTTCAGCAACCTTTACCCAGTAGTAACTTAATCTGGCCGACTCAGGGGATAATTTCCCAAGGTTTCCGTAAACATCAACACGAAGGAATTGATATTGCAGGTGCTATGGGAACTCCTATTTTTGCGGCTGCATCTGGTAAAGTTATGAAAGCAGGTTGGGATGATTGGGGATTAGGTAACTTTATTGAAATTCAACACCCCGATGGTAGTATGACAGTCTATGGTCACAATAATCGTTTATTAGTCAGCAAAGGTCAAACGGTTACTCAAGGACAAATTATTGCAGAAATGGGATCAACAGGTAACAGTACAGCGCCTCATTTGCATTTTGAATTTTATCAAAATAGTCGATTAGCAATTGATCCTCTGAAACTTTTATCATCTTCCACCACTGCTAAACTACCCTTAGATCAACCCGTTTCACCTTCACAACCCATTCCCGTCAATGTTTCACCCGTAAAAGTTAATAATAACGAATGTGCTGGAATTACGGTGATCACAGGTGAAACTGCAAACGCTCGTATTCAAGTCTGTGAAGAAAACGGTCAACTGTTTTACATTGGGCAATTAAAGCAAGATGCCAATCAAACTGTCAAGATAGCTGCTTGGAATGTTGGTGAAAACAAATATCGAGCAGATAACGGTTCTTTTTCTTACTTAGTTAGTCCAGAAAAGGTAGAAGTATGGCGCAATGGTAGTCAAATTCGTTCTGATAGTTTTGATACTTTTCAGCACCTTGGCAATTAA
- a CDS encoding peptidoglycan-binding domain-containing protein has translation MEYMAYSYMYMANEETPVNLELNLPKLQFNWQKLLKSSAWLALAGVSVFVASLAPLQQASAEYVRTNGSCLFIRRGPSTANSSVACVPNGTNIGNTGNVRNGFAQITSGRYQGYYVAERWLGTTPGRYRRHSGVGVGGRVLLRPGARGERVRTVQRALGIRVDGVYGPSTTHAIRNFQRRNGLLVDGIVGPSTRRALGIS, from the coding sequence ATGGAATATATGGCTTATTCCTATATGTATATGGCTAATGAAGAGACTCCGGTTAATTTAGAATTGAATTTGCCCAAGTTGCAGTTTAATTGGCAAAAATTACTCAAGTCTTCTGCTTGGTTAGCTTTAGCTGGTGTGAGTGTCTTTGTTGCTTCCCTTGCTCCCCTTCAGCAAGCTTCCGCCGAATATGTCAGAACTAATGGTAGTTGTTTATTTATCCGTAGGGGTCCTAGCACCGCTAACTCATCTGTAGCCTGTGTACCGAATGGTACAAATATTGGCAATACTGGTAATGTCAGAAATGGTTTTGCTCAAATCACTTCTGGACGTTACCAAGGATATTATGTTGCGGAAAGATGGCTAGGTACTACTCCTGGTAGATATCGTCGTCATTCTGGGGTTGGTGTTGGCGGTCGAGTGTTATTAAGACCAGGTGCTAGAGGTGAGCGTGTGAGAACTGTGCAGAGAGCTTTAGGGATCAGAGTTGATGGTGTTTATGGACCTAGCACTACTCATGCAATTCGCAATTTTCAAAGAAGAAATGGTTTGCTTGTAGATGGTATAGTTGGTCCATCAACTCGCAGGGCTTTGGGTATCAGTTGA
- the wecB gene encoding non-hydrolyzing UDP-N-acetylglucosamine 2-epimerase produces the protein MTKKIGIILGTRPEAIKLAPVIQVFQSSPDVEVQVILTGQHKEMVAQVMQLFNLKADHNLEIMQPKQSLNDITCKSLQGLEALFKELNLDLVIVQGDTTTAFAAALAAFYQKIPVGHVEAGLRTDDLFNPYPEEANRRLISQITQLHFAPTSLAVENLQASGVLGEIHMTGNTVIDALLNVAATNPACEIPGLNWGEYRTILATVHRRENWGEPLQAIAQSFLKILDNFPDTALLLPLHKNPTVREPLQQLLGKHPRIFLTEPLDYAELVGAIGRSHLLLTDSGGLQEEAPSLGKPVLVLRDTTERPEAVTAGTAKLVGTEIESIVTAASELLSNPEAYTAMANAINPFGDGHAAERILEIVKNYLRIGN, from the coding sequence ATGACTAAAAAAATTGGCATTATTTTAGGTACTCGTCCTGAAGCGATTAAACTAGCACCAGTAATTCAGGTTTTCCAAAGTTCTCCAGATGTGGAAGTACAGGTTATTCTCACTGGACAGCATAAAGAAATGGTTGCACAGGTGATGCAGCTATTCAACCTCAAAGCAGATCATAATTTAGAGATTATGCAGCCTAAACAATCTCTGAATGATATTACCTGTAAGAGTTTGCAAGGTTTAGAAGCTTTATTTAAAGAACTAAATTTAGATTTAGTGATAGTTCAGGGAGATACTACAACAGCTTTTGCGGCTGCTTTGGCGGCTTTTTATCAAAAAATACCCGTTGGTCATGTGGAAGCCGGGTTAAGAACGGATGATTTATTTAATCCTTATCCAGAAGAAGCTAATAGAAGGTTAATTTCCCAAATTACTCAATTACATTTTGCTCCCACCTCTTTAGCGGTGGAAAATTTGCAAGCTTCGGGAGTGTTGGGAGAAATTCACATGACGGGTAATACAGTGATAGATGCGTTGTTGAATGTGGCTGCAACTAACCCAGCTTGTGAGATACCGGGTTTAAACTGGGGTGAATATCGGACAATTTTGGCTACAGTGCATCGTCGGGAAAATTGGGGTGAACCACTGCAAGCGATCGCCCAATCATTTTTAAAGATTTTAGACAATTTTCCTGATACCGCTTTATTACTGCCTTTACACAAAAACCCCACTGTGAGAGAACCATTACAGCAATTATTGGGTAAACATCCCCGAATATTTTTGACAGAACCATTAGATTATGCAGAATTAGTAGGAGCAATAGGGCGATCGCATTTATTATTAACAGACTCCGGTGGTTTACAAGAAGAAGCTCCCAGTCTCGGTAAACCTGTGTTAGTTCTCAGAGACACAACAGAAAGACCAGAAGCTGTCACCGCAGGGACAGCTAAACTGGTGGGAACGGAAATTGAAAGTATTGTGACTGCTGCTAGTGAGTTACTGAGTAACCCAGAAGCCTATACAGCAATGGCTAATGCTATTAACCCTTTTGGTGACGGCCATGCAGCAGAAAGGATATTAGAAATTGTCAAAAATTATTTGAGAATTGGTAATTGA
- a CDS encoding type IV pilus twitching motility protein PilT, which produces MTESPSRNLPPKPPAPPAPPVATSMTQRNSTQMLQNPRVGSPAGNAPPPPPAGQLPVAPPPMAAPRPAVPATSKPPAGLTLAQIVQEAFDQGYSDVHLGIGEIPRFRNQGEIQTTNYPETDKATFINWLHEIMTDAEIQRFQDNLEFDGATQYEFARVRINVFDSLRGYAMVLRLIPLKILSIDQLRLPPIFRDICHYHKGLILVTGPSGSGKSTTMAAMVDYINREMPKHIITIEDPIEFVHQSRKSLVKQREVGMHTRKFDNALKAALREDPDLILVGEMRDKETVNTALKAAQTGNLVMGTLHTNSAVKTIERILNLYSGEEQDAMRLALSESLVAVIAQGLCRTTDGKRTAFHDILINTEAIKEWIKDAKYDEIGDLMKQAGFDGMITMNQSLFNLYQEGRITEETAIEMSPTPNEMMQFLRGRV; this is translated from the coding sequence ATGACAGAATCACCATCTCGCAATCTACCACCCAAACCACCAGCACCACCAGCACCACCAGTAGCAACATCTATGACACAACGCAATAGTACACAAATGTTGCAGAATCCAAGAGTAGGTTCACCAGCTGGCAATGCACCACCACCTCCCCCAGCAGGTCAACTTCCAGTAGCACCACCACCAATGGCAGCACCAAGGCCAGCAGTTCCGGCAACTTCTAAACCACCAGCGGGACTGACCCTAGCTCAAATTGTTCAAGAAGCTTTTGATCAAGGATATTCTGATGTTCACTTGGGGATAGGTGAAATACCCCGTTTCCGTAACCAAGGAGAAATTCAAACAACGAACTATCCAGAAACGGATAAAGCAACTTTTATTAATTGGTTGCATGAGATCATGACTGATGCAGAAATCCAACGCTTTCAGGATAATCTAGAATTTGACGGTGCGACTCAGTACGAATTTGCCCGTGTACGGATTAACGTTTTTGACTCCTTGCGCGGTTATGCAATGGTGCTGCGGTTAATTCCCTTGAAAATATTGTCAATTGATCAGTTGAGATTACCGCCGATTTTTCGGGATATTTGTCATTATCACAAAGGTTTGATTTTGGTGACTGGTCCTAGTGGTTCTGGTAAATCTACGACAATGGCGGCAATGGTTGACTACATCAACCGAGAAATGCCCAAGCATATCATCACTATTGAAGATCCTATTGAATTTGTGCATCAAAGTCGCAAGTCTTTGGTGAAGCAGCGGGAAGTGGGAATGCACACCCGTAAGTTTGACAACGCCTTGAAAGCAGCTTTGCGGGAAGACCCAGATTTGATTCTGGTGGGGGAAATGCGGGATAAAGAAACGGTGAATACTGCTCTCAAAGCGGCTCAAACTGGTAACTTGGTTATGGGAACACTGCACACTAACAGCGCGGTGAAAACTATTGAACGGATTCTTAATTTGTACTCTGGTGAAGAACAAGATGCTATGCGGTTGGCTCTTTCCGAGTCTTTAGTGGCGGTAATTGCCCAAGGTTTGTGTCGCACGACCGATGGTAAACGGACAGCTTTCCACGATATCCTGATTAATACTGAGGCGATTAAAGAATGGATTAAGGATGCTAAGTATGATGAAATTGGGGATTTGATGAAACAAGCCGGTTTTGATGGCATGATTACCATGAATCAGTCTCTATTCAATCTCTATCAGGAAGGTCGCATTACTGAGGAAACCGCTATTGAAATGTCGCCAACTCCTAATGAAATGATGCAATTCCTCAGAGGTCGTGTTTAA
- a CDS encoding circadian clock KaiB family protein, with the protein MTKLTTDKLSPPQLFKGIALFTPGGDLIYCIDPSKQGRWHLHLCAALQEILDLSEPPHFLVPSYTATIDHWLNPRTQKVQTFAEAYPAVMRHQSVLRAIFGTGDIVWQTAPWQEGLCDRMVLATYRSSFPQLWEDHDLIVRLDRADIPSRYQQNHLHPQQGKLSGQGYVLRLFVAGHSMNTERILENLHDLLERSLGYPYTLKVIDVLTHPEQAEIDQVSATPTLVKVWPHPIRRLVGDLDNVEKLLQILGAKDN; encoded by the coding sequence ATGACCAAGCTAACCACAGACAAACTATCTCCACCCCAGTTGTTTAAAGGTATTGCTCTTTTTACACCAGGGGGAGATTTAATTTACTGTATTGACCCTAGTAAGCAAGGTCGATGGCATTTACATCTGTGTGCGGCTTTGCAAGAAATTCTGGATTTGTCAGAGCCGCCACATTTTTTAGTACCTTCTTATACAGCTACTATTGATCATTGGTTAAATCCACGGACGCAAAAAGTACAGACTTTTGCGGAAGCTTATCCAGCGGTGATGCGTCATCAGTCGGTGCTGAGGGCAATTTTTGGGACGGGGGATATAGTGTGGCAAACAGCACCTTGGCAAGAGGGTTTGTGCGATCGCATGGTTTTAGCTACTTATCGTTCTTCTTTTCCCCAACTCTGGGAAGATCATGATTTAATTGTGCGTTTAGATCGTGCAGATATACCATCCCGATATCAGCAAAATCATTTACATCCACAACAGGGAAAATTGAGTGGTCAAGGTTATGTATTGCGTTTATTTGTGGCTGGACATAGTATGAATACTGAGCGCATTTTAGAAAATTTACACGATTTATTAGAGCGATCGCTCGGTTATCCTTACACCCTCAAGGTAATTGATGTTTTAACACATCCAGAGCAAGCAGAAATTGATCAGGTTTCGGCAACTCCTACACTCGTTAAGGTTTGGCCTCACCCAATTCGACGCTTAGTAGGAGATTTAGATAATGTGGAAAAACTATTACAAATATTAGGAGCAAAGGATAATTGA
- a CDS encoding MBL fold metallo-hydrolase: MYFTWLDSNSWLMEIGGQRILLDPWLVDSLTFNNLDWLFKGSRTQDRQIPENIDLILLSQGLEDHAHPPTLKKLDKNIQVVASPNATKVVKELGYKNITTLDHGEIFTLNNQVEIKAVPGSQIGPTLLENGYLIKELASGVKLYYEPHGNHSNQLQQFAPVDVVITPIIDLSLPLGLPIIKGMNSALEVAKWLKPRIILPTAAGGDVQFEGVLNNFLQAKGSVEEFQGLLEKNNLATRVIAAKPGEQVTF, encoded by the coding sequence ATGTATTTCACTTGGTTAGACAGCAATAGTTGGTTAATGGAAATTGGTGGACAGCGGATACTTTTAGATCCTTGGTTGGTGGACTCATTAACCTTTAATAATTTAGATTGGTTATTTAAAGGTTCTCGAACGCAAGATCGACAAATACCAGAAAATATAGATTTGATTTTGTTGTCTCAAGGTTTGGAAGATCATGCACATCCCCCAACTTTGAAAAAACTGGATAAGAATATTCAGGTTGTTGCGTCTCCCAATGCAACTAAAGTAGTAAAAGAATTGGGTTATAAAAATATAACTACTCTTGATCATGGTGAGATTTTCACTTTAAATAATCAAGTAGAAATTAAAGCTGTTCCTGGTTCTCAAATTGGACCAACTTTGTTAGAAAATGGTTATCTGATAAAAGAGTTAGCCAGTGGTGTAAAATTGTATTATGAACCGCATGGAAATCATTCAAACCAACTCCAGCAGTTTGCACCAGTAGATGTGGTAATTACACCAATTATTGATTTAAGTTTACCTTTGGGACTACCAATAATTAAAGGAATGAATAGTGCTTTAGAAGTTGCTAAATGGTTAAAACCGCGAATTATCCTTCCTACTGCTGCTGGTGGAGATGTTCAATTTGAGGGTGTATTAAACAACTTTTTGCAAGCAAAGGGAAGTGTTGAAGAATTTCAGGGATTATTAGAAAAAAACAATTTAGCTACGCGAGTTATTGCAGCTAAACCAGGTGAACAGGTAACATTTTAG